TTTCCTTTCGGACAAGCAAAGAAGAGTTATACCGAATGTTTAGCGCTAATAAGCAAATCCCTAATCAAGCCGCACAGTGCAACAATGTCTTCTATGTGCATGTGACAGGAAATACTGGTATCAAAAAGAATTTGGCATGACGGAGGTATAACGTCTTCACCTTCCCAAAATTGTATTTTGATTGGTATCCTGGGGGTGAAAAGCCCTTCGGCAGATAAGTCGGCTTTGTTTTTTTCAGGGTTGAAGCCTAAATGCACCAATCTCCCGTAAAGTCGATCTTTATCGCAAACAGCATAATACTTGCTTAAGACATCTAAAACATAGGTTTTAATCGACGGAAAAAATACGTTGCCATCGGGTAATTCTCTATAACTTACCCATTTTTTACTAAGAGGTATATCTTTTGCCCCGGAAAGGTAATTGAGCAATATCAGCCTCCATTCCAGCGGCGGCCTATTGCCGGAGTCCAAAAAGAAAATATCACCCTCCGGATACGATATCTGAAAGCTATGGTTAAAGCTTTTCAAGTAAAAACACATCCTGGAACCATCGTATTCACAAAGAGCCGATCTTGCAATATCTTGAGGAGCAAGGCGTGCAAGCTTATCCCTGCTTTTTGAAAAAGCGGAAAAATATGCTCCTTCGTTTTTTTTATTATCCATAAGAATACACCCCCCCGGTTAAAGCCGTAATCCGGCTTTAGTTTTAGCGGCAGAAATTCTCAAGGCCAAGATGGAAAAGAGCCTTCACGGCCACAAAAAACTAATACATAAAGAAATGAGAGGTCTAATATGTATATATTCGATACATAATTGGAGCAGACCTTCTTTTAGTCAAGGGTTACCTTCTAAAGTGATTCCTAAATGCTGAAGTATTTTGTAATGGTATTACGACACGAAATCAATTATCCGGCACCTCTTGCATATAAACCAAAATTTATGAACAAACTTGATATAGCATAAAAAGTTCCCGAGGAGGTTAGCCCATGGCTGAAACCATTCTGGAAAAATCCGAAGGACGCGTAAGCTACCACGATTCGGTTGAAGAAATGTTAAAGCGAATTCGGGAAGACGGGCTTACGAATGTCTTTGACCGCTGGGCCTTGCAGGAAAAGGCAAGGTGCAAGTTCTGCCTTCAGGGATTGAGCTGCCAGCTTTGTTCTCAGGGCCCCTGCCGCATCAACGACAAAGCCGGAATGACCCGCGGCGTCTGCGGCATTGATGCCGATGCCATGGCCATAAGGAAGTTCTTACTTCAAAATGCTATGGGGGCCGCCACTTACGCCCATCATGCCTATCAGGCATTCAAAACCCTCAAAGCTACCGGAGAGGGTAAAACGCCTTTTACCATCTCCGATGTCGACAAGTTAAAGTGGATGTGCGAAAAGGTGGGCATAAACACCAATCAGGATATCAATAGCATGGCCGTTGAGCTTGCCGATTTTTTACAGGCCGAGATGGAAAGAAGCGATGAAAATCCCAGCATAATGGTAGAAGTTTTTGCTCCGAAGAAGAGGAAGGAAGTCTGGAGAAAGCTCGCCATTTACCCGACAGGGGTGATGAGCGAAATCAGGGACGCCGTTGCAAGCTGCCTTACCAACGTGGACGGCGATTATATTTCACTGGCAAAGAAAGCCTTGAGACTCGGGCTTGCTACAATTTACACCGCCCAAATCGGCCTTGAAATAGCCCAGGACATACTGTACGGGACGCCGAAACCACACGAGGTCGATGTGGATCTCGGCATTATGGACCCGGACTACGTGAATATCGTATTTAACGGCCACCAGCCTTTTGTCGGTGTGGCAACCCTTTTAAAAGCTAGGACTCCGGAGGTCCAGAAGAAGGCAAAAGCCGCCGGCGCGAAAGGGCTTAGGGTTGTGGGCTGTATTGAAACGGGACAGGAGCTTATACAGAGATTTAACACGGATGACGTCTTTGTGGGATTGACCGGGAACTGGCTCGCCATAGAACCGCTTTTGGCCACCGGAACCGTCGATGTGTTTGCGATGGAGGAAAACTGCTCTCCCCCGGCTCTGGGACCTTATGCCGATGAGTATCAGGTGACTCTGGTCAGTATCAACGATATCGTCCGGTTGCCTGATTTGCAGTACATTTTCGACTACAAGCCGCCCGAGGCGAGCTTCATCGCCGACAAATTAATCGAGCTCGGTATAGAAAACTTCAAAAAAAGAAGGGGCAAGGTAACGCCGAAAGTTCCGCCTTTTAAAACGAAGGCGATTGTCGGTTTTTCCACAGAGGCTGTCCTGGAAGCACTTGGAAACAATCTGGATTCACTGGTCCGGGTGATAGCCGACGGAAAGATAAAGGGTATAGCGGCACTGGCGAGCTGCTCTACTCTGAGAAATGGCCCGCAGGACTGGATGACGGTCAACTTAACGAAGGAACTTATCGGAAGGGATATCCTGGTAGTAAGCGCTGGCTGCGGCAACCACGGCTTGGAAGTAGCGGGTCTTTGCAATATGGATGCCGTCGAGCTAGCCGGCGAAGGACTAAAAGAGGTGTGCAGAGCACTTAACATTCCTCCGGTCCTGAGCTTCGGCACCTGTACCGATACCGGAAGAATATCGATGCTGGTGACTGCATTGGCGGACCACATGGACCTGGATATACCCGACCTTCCCATTGCGATTACCGCTCCCGAGTGGATGGAGCAGAAAGCCACCATCGATGGAGTATTCGCGCTGGCATACGGCGCTCTTACCCACATTTCCCCGGTTCCGTTTATATCGGGAGCCGAAAGGCTTGTAAAACTTCTTACGGAGGATCTGGAGGAACTTACCGGCGGTAAGGTAGCCCTTGGGGATGACCCGAAAGAAGCAGCCGATAAAATTGAATCCCACATTATGGAAAAGAGAAAAGCTTTGGGCCTGAAATGAAAAAGCTCAAAGCAGTAAAATACTTGGGTGGGTTCCCTACTTCCGGAGTTTTGATACTCCATATCAGGGATACCCACCCTTTGCAATGCATTTTTTTAAAAAAGGCTGAATTAAGTCTTACTCATCTACTAAAAAAGTAATCTTATTCTGACAAATAAAATTAAGGAAGGGTGTTTTTGATGGATTAAAACAAAACAATAAACAACGAAAAAAGTCGGGAGGAAGCTGTAGCCACTGCCGGTGGCATAGAAGAAGTCTCTAAGAGTGAGCTGAATCGCATAAAAAATGTGATAGCAATAATGAGCGGGAAGGGCAAAGACGCAGGATTCGCTTGGTAGAAGTAGCTTAGTTGGTTACTCTCCGGAGGAATTAGGCAATTTAGCTACCTCTAAGGCGTTAGATACTTCATCTCCCACTAAAATTTTACAGCCATTTATGTTAAACCTACCCACGCGGTGTTTGATGGTGTCAGCGGCGAAGGCTATTTTTATACGGCCAATCTTATGATCGCAAATGTCGAATGAAAAATTGACTTATGAAATAAAATTGGTAAATTAGATATAGAAATTAATATTTGAATAATGATAATTTTGATTATAAGATGAGGATGACATGGGTTAAAATTGGGTTAAATAAATGAAGCGGGAGGGGCTCTTATGTATCCAAATTATCGGATTTCTGTTGAAATCATATTATTGCATGAAGGAAAGATCCTTTTAACCAAACGTGCGCCACATTGCAAGGTCGCTCCGAATGTCTGGAATGTCCCCGCAGGAAAGATAAAATATGATGAAATTCCCGTTCAAGGCTTGTATCGAGAAGCAAAAGAGGAAATCAATTTAGATGTGGAATTGTTGGAAGAGCTGTCAGTTAGGAATTTAAAAAGTAAAAGTGGAGATGAAGATATATACCGGGTCGTGTTTACGTATCTTGTTAAACCTAAAGACGGTGATATTTCTTCGCTCAAACTTAATGACGAACATTCCGAGTTGGCCTGGATTACCAAAGAAGATCTCAATAACCCAAAATATGAAACGCTTCACGATGATATACGAAACATCCTTTTGACGAAGGTGTTTAAGTAGAGATGTCCAGGCAAAGCAGCGGGAAGTTGACAGAGCTTCGGACTTTGTGCTAAAATAAACTACGTGGTTTTGCGCCGGCCACCGCACGGGACGGGTTGAAAAATTATTACCTGGATCTCGGCGAGAAGTAAGGAGGATGATAGGGATGTATGCTGTTATAGAGACCGGCGGAAAACAGTATAGGGTTTCTCAAGGCGACGTGATTCGCGTCGAGAAATTGAATGCTGCTGAAGGGGAGACGATCGAGCTCGATCGGGTGCTGGCCGTATCCGACGGTGACAAGCTGCTGGTCGGACAGCCGGTGCTGGAAAATGCCAAGGTCACCGCAACGGTGCTGAAGCATGGCAAGGGCAAGAAAATCATCGTCTTCAAGTACAAGCCCAAGAAGAATTATCGCAGGAAAAAGGGACACCGTCAGCCCTATACTGAGATAAGGATTGAAAGCATCTTGCTGTCATGATTAAGGCTACCGTTGTCCTGGATGCCCGCGGACGAGTGCGGGAACTTTTGATCAGAGGGCATGCGGGATATGCCGAATACGGCAAAGATATAGTATGTGCGGCGGTTTCGGCCTTGGCCGA
The DNA window shown above is from Thermosediminibacter oceani DSM 16646 and carries:
- a CDS encoding DUF3786 domain-containing protein, coding for MDNKKNEGAYFSAFSKSRDKLARLAPQDIARSALCEYDGSRMCFYLKSFNHSFQISYPEGDIFFLDSGNRPPLEWRLILLNYLSGAKDIPLSKKWVSYRELPDGNVFFPSIKTYVLDVLSKYYAVCDKDRLYGRLVHLGFNPEKNKADLSAEGLFTPRIPIKIQFWEGEDVIPPSCQILFDTSISCHMHIEDIVALCGLIRDLLISAKHSV
- the cooS gene encoding anaerobic carbon-monoxide dehydrogenase catalytic subunit, encoding MAETILEKSEGRVSYHDSVEEMLKRIREDGLTNVFDRWALQEKARCKFCLQGLSCQLCSQGPCRINDKAGMTRGVCGIDADAMAIRKFLLQNAMGAATYAHHAYQAFKTLKATGEGKTPFTISDVDKLKWMCEKVGINTNQDINSMAVELADFLQAEMERSDENPSIMVEVFAPKKRKEVWRKLAIYPTGVMSEIRDAVASCLTNVDGDYISLAKKALRLGLATIYTAQIGLEIAQDILYGTPKPHEVDVDLGIMDPDYVNIVFNGHQPFVGVATLLKARTPEVQKKAKAAGAKGLRVVGCIETGQELIQRFNTDDVFVGLTGNWLAIEPLLATGTVDVFAMEENCSPPALGPYADEYQVTLVSINDIVRLPDLQYIFDYKPPEASFIADKLIELGIENFKKRRGKVTPKVPPFKTKAIVGFSTEAVLEALGNNLDSLVRVIADGKIKGIAALASCSTLRNGPQDWMTVNLTKELIGRDILVVSAGCGNHGLEVAGLCNMDAVELAGEGLKEVCRALNIPPVLSFGTCTDTGRISMLVTALADHMDLDIPDLPIAITAPEWMEQKATIDGVFALAYGALTHISPVPFISGAERLVKLLTEDLEELTGGKVALGDDPKEAADKIESHIMEKRKALGLK
- the rplU gene encoding 50S ribosomal protein L21, with the translated sequence MYAVIETGGKQYRVSQGDVIRVEKLNAAEGETIELDRVLAVSDGDKLLVGQPVLENAKVTATVLKHGKGKKIIVFKYKPKKNYRRKKGHRQPYTEIRIESILLS
- a CDS encoding NUDIX domain-containing protein; translation: MYPNYRISVEIILLHEGKILLTKRAPHCKVAPNVWNVPAGKIKYDEIPVQGLYREAKEEINLDVELLEELSVRNLKSKSGDEDIYRVVFTYLVKPKDGDISSLKLNDEHSELAWITKEDLNNPKYETLHDDIRNILLTKVFK